The DNA region tcgtcggcatCTTCGTCGCGCTCGTCATCCGCCTCTGGGAGAGATCCGGTCGAAGTTGCAGGGGCATTGGCATCCCTAGAAATTGTTTGAgtctccttctcagccacaACCTGCGTTTCCCTCGCCTGCTCTacgagcttctcctccttgacctcctgaATTACTTCCATCTCTTTGAACTCTGCAATCTGTGCTGGGGGTACCTCCGAGGAGCGTTTCCGGAGTCTTTCAATGAAGCTTGTGTCAACTTTTGTGTAGTCAACTTCCTCAGGTTCAACAACAGTAGGCAGCTTGTCGGACATCGCGTCTTTCCCGTCATCGCTATTTGCGCGGCTAAAGCTGGTTTCAGCCTGGCTCGTCACGTCCGTCTGGGTGTAGGCATCCGTCACGGCGGTGGCCTGTGTCCTCGACGACATACAGCTGCCTCGGTTGCTCCTAGAAACGAACGTCTCCATGCTCTGGCGGCTGAACCGAGCAAAGACAGGGCTTGTCGGACTGGGGTGGTATTCGAACTGTGTGCTCGTCGGTCTCAACTTGGAACCAGCTTCGCGGATCTCGATACCGGCCATTTCAAGGCCTATAACGCCAAAAGGGTCCGGGTCATTGGCGTCGGGAATGCCGAAGGAGAGGGTCGAAGGTGTCGGCGGGGGCATTCTGGGAATCTCGATGACCGCATCTCCGGGAGCCGGTTGCTGCGCTAGCCACTCAAAAAGGGGCTTGTCAAAATCAGTTCgaccctcggcagccttgatGACCTCAAATAAAGGACGCATTTCCGGGATAGTCTTGGGGATGTTGCCAGCAAGGATGTCTAAAACCGAAACATTGGCGCTGTAAAATCTTTCGTTTTCGTTCGTCCGTTCTGTCACCAAGGATCCGTCAAGTGCCACTGCTTGATGCTTTCCCCTAGCCTTCACATACGTCAACACAGTATCACCAATTTCCTTCCACTTGATTTCCGGTTCCGGGCCCTCCATGGCAGTTAACGGCCCCACAGCAAGGCTGACGTCGTCGCCCAGCATCAGTCTTGGGCGGGTGAAGAGCTCCAGGGTCTGGACGCTGTTGATGACCAGAACGCAGTCGTATATGTCGACACCGATCACAAAGCCGAGCTCGGCTGTGTGGAGTATTATTCCAGATGGAGGTGACCATGTTCCATCAGCTTTCCGAGCGGTGATGAGACCAGCGCCACCGGAGCCCGACATCCAGAGGCCGGATCGCATGCaggagaagatggcgatACCAACGGCATTCTGTATTATTCGAGGCGGGATCTTTTTGGTAGTGTATATCTGTGCAGATTGCGATGGGGGATCGGTAGGTGGTGATTCGGTTCGTATTGGTTGCGCTTCTGGAAATTGAAACCCATCGACTAGTTTCCTGTCAGCTTAAATGAATAATCATCCATCTGGAATGCGGCGTAGACCCACAGCAGAACGACTTTAGTATTCTAGCAGCCTTGTCACATTCCTTGTCGAGCGTTGTCGGCCAGTATGTCTCGCGATCGAAACGGGTAGGTGTCTTGCTCGCTGCCGACGATATGCTGAGACGATGGGCAGGGACGGCGATCTTTCCGGCCCATCCAAAAACTTTCCCAAGAGCCCCCGGTGTTGAAGCCGGGGCATCCGTCACCGGTGTCGATGCCGTCGTCCTGGTGCTGCTGATACTGGCTTGCCTCGGCCGCTCCCACGAGGGGAAAAAGGACGAAACACGCTGCATGGTGGTGGACTGTGGCGAGCTCGACGCCGACCAGGCCTTTCACCAAGCTCGTCTGAataggagagggagggggagactCGCGAGCGGACGATGGTGGGAGTTTTCAATCTGACCCAGGCAAGAACCTGGAAAACCCAACCAGATCCGACCAGTGCCGAACCAAACAATTCCGGGCCAGTCCCGGCAGCCCGACTGTTGTGGACAAGTGACGTGGGCGATGATCACGCCAACCGAGAGCGCAGCTTGGAAAaaagcaaccaccacaaggGACGCACTGCACAGGAGTTGACGGCCCTGAATGTGCAACCAGGGCTTGGACGGCTGTTAGCGCGGAACCTGGCTTGAAGGTTGTATGATGCAAGGCAAGGACATAGGCATGCTCCCGTCCATAGAAGGGAGGGTATTCTAGAGGCTTTGGGAACAATCCGACTGCCATGTATGTTCTTCAGTCCTCATGAATATGGAGATTCCATCCAAGCGAACATTGACAATGGTGTGATGCTCAGGAAGAAAGCAGCTCGAGAGGCTTGACCTACTAGAGAAGTACTGTCCTAACAATGATTCATGGACTGGGATGTGCTCCAGGCGCGAGATCACGGACCAGGGTGTTTCTGGGCGGACAAGGATGCTGCAGCCTGGGACCTAGCGCTTCTGCTTGAGTCGTAGCCCCCAAAAACTCTTGGGGTTGTTTGCCAGTCAATGGATGACGagtggatgatgggggttgcAATGCGGATGGCGATGACACTCTCTGCTGCCAGGCCTGTGATTCTCATGCAGAAGCGTTTGATCGCGAGATGGCGGTGCCTGGGATCGCTCGACTGTGAAAAAGCATACAGATATTGTCATTAATTTGCGTCTGGCTGAGATGGGTCTGATGATGCGGCGGCCATTGAGAGCACGTTCGGGTGTCAGCCGGGCCCTGGGTCGTTTAGGAGCGTCCAATGCCGATCTCTTGATGTCTTGGACTTGCCCTGCACCGTTCGGAACCAAGTGGGGGGTCGGATTCGGCGGCGACGAGCATGAGCGAGCACGGGCGTGGCTGAAGAGGACAGGAGTATCGCAAGGTCGAGGCAGCCGTATTCAGGAGGGTCGATGTATGTATCAGCTGAGGTGGCAGAAGAAATGGAGAAGGGGGCGATGCAAGACacaggaggatgaagaagaagaaaaaaagcgaAGATGGTGCGAAGAAAGCACGGATGGAGGGGTTTGTATCCGGAGCTTGCAGTTTGCTGCAGTCAGCGAGTGGAATCTAAAGACTTTCCCAGACAACTGAAAGCGACTTAGCAAGCGGGTGCTGAAGCTGCTGAATCTGGAGCGAAATGACGGCGGGACGATATCAAGAAGGCATCCCGGAATGGCTCCATTCTTTTCAGCTTTTGAGAACACCGACGAGTGAGAAGCCAGGTGTGCTCTGGAATTCCTTGGACAAAGAACGGGAGTCCCTGCCAAGTGGTGAATAAGGTTGGGTGGGTGACCATGGCTGGAACATCGCCATTTCACCCGGACGGAGCCCTGCATTGTGCCTTTCATATCACTTGTGAATAGGTTTGAAAagttctttttgttttcctcACCATCGCCCAACAATGTCCCGTTTGTCACCCCTTTCATCTGACCGATTTTGCACTTGAACCTCTGAGTTTGATGCGATGGTTTTATATTGTTCCCTTCCTGTGGGATGATGCGTATACATATGCGCAATATGGGATCCCATACCTTGAATGCGGCAGTGGCGGAGGCTGTGAGCTTGATCTTGGATGCGAACTGTGGAGTTTCAGTGTGGGCCTGCAAGACAAGCGGGATCCCACATCGAACCGTCTCCACTTTCCAAACTTTTAAGCTGATGCACTGACCACTTTTGGTCCCTGGTTTTGACCCCACTTTGGATCAAGGACAACGGAGACGACATCTCGTTCCTGAGCTCGGTAGGTGTTGGTTCGATTTTGAACATCAGCATCTTGCTAAGTTTGATTCGGCATTATTTCAGTTTGCTGACTCAAaacttgttttctttttctttcccttttcatTGTGCAGGAATGTTGGAGCTCAAAGTTGCCTGCTTCTGCCCCTCTCTCCACTGAAAACAGCATGGTCACTCGCCCTCCCCACGAGACACCAAAGTTTCACATACACATACATGGACACAGGTACAGAAACACAGGCGGAAAATGCAAAATAAATTAAACACAGGGCATGTCCCAAGTGCAGTCAGCCCTCAGCCACATCCGCCTTCATATGCTACTGAATGAATGATCTGCCTGGCCGACCGTTTTCGTCTGCCGTCTGTGCCTTCAGCTCTCGGCCGGTAGTCTCGTTGACCCCGCGCGGTGCGCAGTTGGGTTTGTTCAACCATTGAAACATCCTTGCCTGGAGTGATTGCACGGACCCCAGGATGCCTTGATATGGCTGCCCTCACTTCAGCCCCCTCGCgttgtttgctttttgatATGCTTCGGTCGGGGCCGGGTTGAATCAGTTGGGTTTCGGTGCATTTTGCGGAGCGACACTGGTCACGAATTGGGTGTTAGTCAGGGGCAATAGGtagaagaaaaggggcatCTACCCGACTCCAGGAACAGAGTTCAGGCATCAGAGAGCTGTAATCCGTACGAGTAGAGCCCTGGATATTCGCCGATGAGTGTGAAGCATTCTCAGGTCTCCCGCTTGTCTTTCCACCTTAAAAAGGCGCCTTGAGCCTTGGTATGCGGGTTATGACTATGTAGGCTGGGTGATCGACAGCATCTTGTCAACAACTCCAATACCCCCAAT from Podospora pseudoanserina strain CBS 124.78 chromosome 1, whole genome shotgun sequence includes:
- a CDS encoding hypothetical protein (COG:S; EggNog:ENOG503NY7A), whose amino-acid sequence is MQRVSSFFPSWERPRQASISSTRTTASTPVTDAPASTPGALGKVFGWAGKIAVPAHRLSISSAASKTPTRFDRETYWPTTLDKECDKAARILKSFCFDGFQFPEAQPIRTESPPTDPPSQSAQIYTTKKIPPRIIQNAVGIAIFSCMRSGLWMSGSGGAGLITARKADGTWSPPSGIILHTAELGFVIGVDIYDCVLVINSVQTLELFTRPRLMLGDDVSLAVGPLTAMEGPEPEIKWKEIGDTVLTYVKARGKHQAVALDGSLVTERTNENERFYSANVSVLDILAGNIPKTIPEMRPLFEVIKAAEGRTDFDKPLFEWLAQQPAPGDAVIEIPRMPPPTPSTLSFGIPDANDPDPFGVIGLEMAGIEIREAGSKLRPTSTQFEYHPSPTSPVFARFSRQSMETFVSRSNRGSCMSSRTQATAVTDAYTQTDVTSQAETSFSRANSDDGKDAMSDKLPTVVEPEEVDYTKVDTSFIERLRKRSSEVPPAQIAEFKEMEVIQEVKEEKLVEQARETQVVAEKETQTISRDANAPATSTGSLPEADDERDEDADDEDDEEDEEEPIICEVATAAAQPTRSSIRTSQVTQVIQAKGANVVTIAKRVPPPLPARSPARVSRGSNTEYGDVSSLRSPVRNSFLSISSRAEDVDTAGDVSIDEAISTSGQEQNLIKVDSRPNSPRHQKNSSSVSTAIAVQTNLEQRKSHESDQVPPVPQNIELPSSAEEESEREPRTPLTENEFLSATEHPQEETKAANGAKVLRIISPSGSTEGSSVALS